The proteins below come from a single Rhodohalobacter sp. SW132 genomic window:
- a CDS encoding outer membrane beta-barrel protein, producing MKKIILLLLSIFQFSVLISFAQTVPTTPDTEEYNRWSASLYGGYVFGENDRGLQIFVSRFNVVSEPSWAAGGDIRYALNSFWSLETGYRYTTLEGVGFETTIHTASIKNTFNLNRFYRRSSLSEYVNPYVILGVEQDWFTAEGPADEFSRSEASLIGGLGVAFRLNDRIEIFGQHEIKLSSNHLDLQNQGYPYDQIGMASGGIRFHFGRSDRRPVNLRPATRTISDTEYEDIFARARDVDNLSDRVDSLENQINQLDSDNSDRFAEMNERLAALEDRVDSLEAKTNCLCERVEDVEEEVSYPESEIRRTVAAGHYIQVYAAMSLNDAIEVRNSFREQLGDDLNDAADEVFIIQRRQFYEVLIGVFNEFSNAQNILPTASAVMGDAFIITFPRPVHLAEQYEGTVIVHDE from the coding sequence ATGAAGAAAATTATACTACTGTTGCTTTCGATATTTCAATTTTCAGTATTAATCTCATTTGCTCAAACTGTTCCCACCACTCCGGATACTGAAGAGTATAACCGCTGGAGTGCATCTCTGTATGGCGGATATGTTTTTGGAGAGAATGACCGCGGTCTTCAAATTTTTGTAAGTCGCTTCAATGTGGTGTCTGAGCCAAGCTGGGCAGCCGGTGGAGATATTAGATACGCTCTAAATTCATTCTGGTCCCTTGAAACGGGTTATCGTTATACAACACTTGAGGGTGTTGGGTTTGAGACCACCATTCATACAGCATCCATTAAAAATACATTCAACCTGAACCGATTTTACAGAAGAAGTTCATTGTCTGAATATGTTAACCCTTATGTTATTCTTGGCGTCGAACAGGATTGGTTTACTGCTGAAGGACCAGCTGATGAATTTAGCAGAAGTGAAGCAAGTTTGATTGGTGGATTAGGAGTCGCTTTCAGGTTAAATGACAGAATTGAGATTTTTGGCCAGCACGAAATCAAACTTTCCTCCAATCATCTCGATCTGCAGAATCAGGGTTATCCGTATGACCAAATCGGGATGGCCTCGGGTGGTATTCGATTTCATTTTGGACGCAGTGACCGCAGGCCAGTAAACCTGAGACCGGCTACCCGAACTATCAGTGATACTGAATATGAGGATATTTTTGCCCGTGCTCGTGATGTGGATAACCTTTCCGATCGTGTGGATTCGCTCGAAAATCAAATCAACCAGTTGGACAGCGATAATAGCGACAGGTTTGCAGAAATGAATGAACGTCTCGCAGCTCTTGAGGATCGTGTGGATTCGCTTGAAGCAAAAACAAACTGCTTATGTGAACGAGTTGAAGATGTTGAAGAAGAGGTAAGTTACCCCGAAAGTGAAATCAGACGAACGGTTGCAGCGGGTCATTATATACAAGTTTATGCAGCAATGAGCCTTAACGATGCCATTGAGGTTCGCAATTCATTCCGTGAACAACTTGGTGATGATTTGAACGATGCGGCTGATGAAGTCTTTATTATTCAGCGCAGACAATTTTATGAAGTGCTGATCGGTGTATTTAATGAATTCTCAAACGCTCAAAACATTCTGCCAACTGCATCTGCTGTGATGGGGGACGCTTTCATTATTACCTTTCCACGCCCGGTTCACCTTGCTGAGCAGTATGAAGGAACTGTAATTGTACATGATGAGTAA
- a CDS encoding CRTAC1 family protein, with amino-acid sequence MTRFLLFLLLSLLFSGCYSAADTEQQNHDRMVAVLDSINTDAKNDPLKYFYANEYRIAFLDSIVQANPGDVRLMYHFALEHQNSANVENSIPILKELEELVPDQNSQQIIWEALAISYLRQAEVQNCLENYTPANCILPFDEDAIHAEKMYIESSREYLEKLLDADPENYSYHWMYNIAHIAGGSYPDQVNRDFLIPGLQDSETLPDGLNAPQFRDIGMMSGSGDNRISGSSCVDDFNGNGHLDIFATSYGFGENVTLYISDENGNFSDQTASAGLNGITGGLNVECADVNNSGFTDILILRGAWLGENGTHPNSLLRNNGDGTFTDITYSSGLFETLPTQVAAFADINRNGHLDLFIGNESASGWQNIFSGGSGQSPPYPSAIFLNNGNETFTRHDSLSGFHVDAFVKGASWGDINGDGYPDLFISVMGGKNLLFVHRGLDENQLPVFEEIGEKAGVQNPQFSFPAWFFDFNNNGLDDLFIATYDVRAINRVADEVAREKLGLETSTEYSRLYKNLGDETFLDITEHTGLNTVMFGMGANFADLNNNGYPDIYIGTGAPDLSSIIPNRLFLNHNGESFHESTALSRVGHLQKGHGVSMADFKNNGRIDIYTVLGGAVEGDFYHNALFENRSDHGNWLAIELEGTSSNRQAIGTKVEAVISDGNELRSLHRTVSTGGSFGANHTRVHFGLDQSTQVNEIIIRWAGSDDVQTIDRPEINTLHHIRQSH; translated from the coding sequence ATGACCCGATTCCTTCTATTTCTCCTGCTGTCTCTTCTTTTTTCGGGCTGTTACTCTGCCGCTGACACAGAACAACAGAACCATGACCGGATGGTCGCTGTACTCGACAGCATTAACACCGATGCCAAAAACGATCCCCTGAAATATTTCTATGCCAACGAGTATCGAATCGCCTTCCTTGATTCCATTGTTCAGGCCAACCCGGGGGATGTCCGCCTGATGTATCATTTTGCTCTTGAGCATCAAAACTCCGCGAATGTTGAAAACTCCATCCCGATATTGAAAGAGCTTGAGGAGCTGGTTCCCGATCAGAATTCTCAGCAGATAATCTGGGAGGCACTGGCAATCAGCTATTTAAGGCAGGCTGAAGTTCAAAACTGCCTGGAAAATTACACACCTGCAAACTGTATCCTCCCGTTTGATGAAGATGCCATTCATGCAGAAAAAATGTATATCGAATCATCGCGGGAGTATCTCGAGAAGCTGCTTGATGCCGATCCGGAAAATTACAGCTATCACTGGATGTATAATATCGCACATATTGCCGGAGGCAGTTATCCGGACCAGGTGAATCGTGATTTTTTAATTCCGGGATTGCAGGATTCCGAAACTCTGCCGGATGGTTTAAATGCCCCGCAATTCAGAGATATTGGCATGATGAGCGGTTCGGGAGATAACCGGATTTCAGGCAGTTCATGTGTGGATGATTTCAACGGAAACGGCCACCTCGATATTTTTGCAACATCGTACGGATTTGGTGAAAATGTAACCCTGTATATTTCTGATGAAAACGGAAATTTTTCTGATCAAACTGCCTCTGCCGGCCTCAATGGCATAACAGGCGGACTTAACGTGGAGTGCGCCGACGTCAACAACAGCGGATTCACTGATATTTTAATCCTCCGTGGAGCCTGGCTCGGTGAGAATGGAACACATCCTAATTCGCTTCTTCGAAATAACGGTGACGGCACATTTACCGACATCACCTATTCATCCGGGCTTTTTGAAACATTACCCACCCAGGTCGCTGCGTTTGCAGATATCAACCGAAACGGGCACCTCGATCTATTCATTGGAAATGAATCAGCCTCGGGATGGCAAAATATTTTTTCGGGCGGAAGCGGACAATCTCCACCCTATCCTTCCGCAATTTTCCTGAATAACGGAAATGAAACCTTCACTCGTCACGATTCACTTTCCGGTTTTCACGTTGATGCATTCGTCAAAGGGGCTTCCTGGGGTGATATCAACGGTGACGGCTACCCGGATCTTTTTATTTCCGTGATGGGTGGCAAAAACCTGCTCTTTGTTCATCGCGGCTTAGATGAAAACCAGCTTCCGGTTTTTGAAGAAATTGGTGAAAAAGCCGGTGTTCAGAATCCTCAATTCAGCTTTCCAGCGTGGTTTTTTGATTTCAATAATAACGGCCTGGATGATCTTTTCATCGCCACGTATGATGTGAGGGCTATCAACCGGGTGGCAGATGAAGTCGCCCGTGAGAAACTTGGACTGGAAACATCCACGGAGTATTCCCGGCTCTACAAAAATTTAGGAGACGAAACCTTCCTGGATATCACCGAACATACCGGGCTAAACACAGTGATGTTCGGGATGGGCGCCAACTTCGCAGACCTGAACAACAACGGCTATCCTGATATCTACATCGGGACCGGCGCTCCGGATCTATCATCTATCATTCCAAACCGCCTTTTTCTGAATCACAACGGGGAATCATTTCATGAATCAACCGCATTGAGCAGAGTTGGGCATCTGCAAAAAGGTCACGGCGTTTCGATGGCGGATTTTAAAAACAATGGCCGGATCGATATATACACCGTTCTCGGCGGTGCGGTGGAAGGAGATTTTTATCACAACGCACTGTTTGAAAACAGAAGTGATCACGGCAACTGGCTGGCAATTGAGCTGGAAGGCACTTCATCAAACCGCCAGGCGATCGGAACAAAAGTTGAAGCGGTCATTTCTGATGGAAATGAACTTCGTAGTCTGCACCGTACCGTTTCTACCGGAGGCTCATTTGGAGCAAACCATACTCGCGTACATTTTGGGCTTGATCAATCGACTCAAGTCAATGAAATCATCATCCGGTGGGCTGGGTCGGATGATGTTCAGACAATCGACCGCCCTGAAATCAACACGCTTCATCATATTCGCCAATCGCATTAA
- the hutH gene encoding histidine ammonia-lyase has translation MYRISIAQLYKDIDTSLKFLRENSATVASSRKRVETAMADGSTYYGINTGFGALANQRISNEDLKQLQRNLILSHAVGTGELIPKEICRLMLQLKVHALGIGNSGISPDTFKQLLLFLEKDLIPAVPEKGSLGASGDLAPLAHMSLPLLGYGEFWNDEGTGTLPASRVLQEHNLEPIDLQAKDGLSLINGTQMMSAYGAYILEKSLRLQKMADLIGAMSLEALQGSITPFDKRIHELRPHTGQKIVAENVRNLLEDSEILESHRHCGKVQDPYCLRCIPQVHGASRNAIDHAISTVETEINSVTDNPLVLENGDILSGGNFHGQPLALVLDYSKIALAELASISERRTYLLLEGHDGLPKLLMEKTGINSGFMIPQYTSAALVSENKVLAHPSSVDSIPTSLGQEDHVSMGSISALHLYKILENVEQVLAIELFTAAQALDFRKPLRPGKGVETAHAYIRSAIPHATEDHFFKDEITVAADIVSGGDLLTEIENQSISLR, from the coding sequence ATGTACCGTATTTCAATAGCTCAACTTTACAAGGATATTGATACAAGCCTGAAATTTCTCAGGGAGAATTCTGCCACTGTAGCATCCTCCAGAAAACGCGTTGAGACTGCCATGGCCGACGGTAGCACCTATTATGGCATAAATACGGGATTCGGCGCTCTTGCCAACCAGCGAATCAGCAATGAAGACCTGAAGCAGCTTCAAAGAAACCTGATTCTTTCCCATGCAGTGGGTACCGGTGAGCTGATTCCCAAAGAGATCTGCCGGCTGATGCTGCAACTAAAGGTTCACGCACTCGGCATCGGAAATTCCGGTATCTCTCCGGATACCTTCAAACAACTGCTTCTTTTTCTTGAAAAAGATCTGATCCCGGCCGTTCCGGAAAAAGGAAGCCTGGGCGCATCGGGTGATCTCGCACCTCTTGCCCATATGTCGCTTCCACTGCTGGGATACGGCGAATTCTGGAATGATGAAGGAACCGGAACCCTGCCTGCAAGCCGCGTCCTTCAGGAGCACAACCTTGAGCCGATCGACCTTCAGGCTAAAGACGGCCTCTCACTGATTAATGGAACTCAAATGATGAGTGCCTACGGCGCCTATATTCTTGAAAAATCACTCCGTTTGCAGAAAATGGCAGACCTGATCGGTGCCATGAGCCTCGAAGCGCTTCAGGGGAGCATCACCCCGTTTGACAAAAGAATTCATGAATTGCGTCCGCATACCGGACAAAAAATAGTCGCCGAAAATGTAAGAAACTTACTCGAAGATAGTGAGATCCTTGAATCCCACCGTCATTGCGGCAAAGTACAGGATCCCTACTGCCTTCGCTGCATTCCACAAGTTCACGGAGCAAGCCGCAACGCGATCGATCACGCAATCAGCACGGTGGAGACTGAAATCAACTCCGTAACCGATAATCCGCTCGTTTTGGAAAATGGCGATATCCTCAGCGGAGGAAATTTCCACGGTCAGCCTCTCGCACTGGTTCTCGATTATTCTAAAATAGCACTGGCAGAACTGGCCAGTATTTCTGAACGCCGCACCTATCTCCTGCTGGAAGGGCACGACGGATTGCCCAAACTCCTGATGGAAAAGACGGGAATTAACTCCGGTTTTATGATTCCACAGTACACATCCGCAGCACTTGTTTCTGAAAATAAAGTATTGGCCCACCCTTCATCGGTCGATTCAATCCCCACCAGTCTGGGTCAGGAAGATCACGTGAGTATGGGGAGCATCAGCGCGCTGCACCTCTACAAAATTTTAGAAAATGTGGAGCAGGTGTTAGCGATTGAATTATTTACAGCTGCCCAGGCACTTGATTTCAGAAAACCGCTGCGGCCGGGCAAAGGAGTTGAAACTGCGCACGCTTACATCCGCTCTGCGATCCCGCACGCTACAGAAGATCACTTTTTTAAAGATGAGATCACTGTTGCTGCCGATATCGTATCCGGGGGCGACTTGTTGACAGAAATCGAAAATCAGTCCATTTCCCTGCGTTAA
- a CDS encoding pyridoxal phosphate-dependent aminotransferase: MRNSLLPSGLPEINYGIRQIVGKGFEREKLGYPVIWENIGDPVQKGMRLPDWMKDIITEVIQDNSTFGYCDSKGLPDTREYLAQRTNDFGGCQISADDITFFNGLGDAIARLYSLLSDDARVLLPSPAYPAHTGAEKLRIRKQPLTYTLDPSSGWLPQPDEIRKTVEENPDVSAILIVNPDNPTGVVYSKNVLLELVQIAREYELFIIADEIYENLVYDGKMVRLSEVIGDVPGIAMKGISKEIPWPGSRCGWLEYYNRKSDHEFSEFCDRIDQCKMTEVCSTTLPQKVIPGIMSNPAYSAFLDSRISSLAKKMSMLKERINVLENVECKGGQGAFYAAIHFNSELHKSDMKPELLGDVERSLYLKWTDNLEANPDLFLTYYLLAGTGVCTVPLSGFNTPVAGLRLTLLEQDMVQFEHMLDQLEKGLESVFSNNQKMVQV; the protein is encoded by the coding sequence ATGAGAAATTCACTTTTGCCATCCGGACTGCCGGAAATCAACTACGGAATCCGCCAAATTGTAGGGAAGGGTTTTGAAAGAGAGAAACTTGGTTATCCTGTGATTTGGGAAAATATTGGTGATCCTGTTCAGAAAGGTATGCGACTGCCGGACTGGATGAAAGACATTATCACCGAGGTAATTCAGGATAATTCAACATTTGGATATTGCGATTCCAAAGGGCTCCCCGATACACGCGAATACCTGGCTCAGCGAACGAATGATTTCGGCGGATGCCAGATTTCGGCTGATGATATCACTTTTTTCAACGGTTTGGGTGATGCAATTGCCAGGTTATATAGCCTCTTATCAGATGACGCACGGGTTCTGCTCCCGTCACCGGCTTATCCGGCCCATACCGGGGCCGAAAAACTCCGGATACGCAAGCAGCCACTAACCTACACACTGGATCCCTCAAGCGGGTGGTTACCGCAACCGGATGAAATCAGAAAAACTGTGGAAGAGAACCCGGATGTCTCTGCAATTCTGATTGTGAATCCCGATAACCCCACGGGAGTAGTGTATTCGAAAAATGTTCTACTGGAACTGGTGCAGATTGCACGGGAATACGAGCTGTTCATCATTGCTGACGAAATTTATGAAAATTTGGTTTACGATGGCAAAATGGTCCGGCTCTCTGAAGTGATTGGTGATGTGCCCGGTATTGCGATGAAAGGAATATCCAAAGAGATTCCCTGGCCCGGAAGCCGTTGCGGCTGGCTCGAATACTATAACCGGAAAAGCGATCACGAATTCAGTGAGTTTTGCGACAGGATTGATCAGTGCAAAATGACGGAAGTTTGCAGTACAACACTTCCGCAAAAAGTAATTCCGGGGATTATGTCAAACCCTGCCTACAGCGCATTTCTTGATAGCAGGATTTCCAGCCTGGCAAAAAAAATGTCCATGCTGAAAGAGCGCATCAATGTATTGGAGAATGTGGAGTGCAAAGGCGGGCAAGGAGCTTTTTATGCGGCCATTCATTTTAATTCTGAACTGCACAAATCAGATATGAAACCGGAATTACTCGGTGATGTGGAGAGATCTCTTTATCTTAAGTGGACAGATAATTTAGAGGCCAATCCCGATCTTTTTCTCACCTATTATCTGCTTGCCGGCACAGGCGTGTGCACAGTGCCTTTAAGCGGTTTCAACACTCCGGTTGCAGGTCTGCGGCTCACACTGCTTGAGCAGGATATGGTCCAGTTTGAGCATATGCTCGACCAGCTTGAAAAAGGCCTTGAAAGCGTGTTCAGCAATAATCAGAAGATGGTGCAGGTGTAA